A section of the Bacillus sp. HSf4 genome encodes:
- the mmsB gene encoding multiple monosaccharide ABC transporter permease, whose product MQTPVQTDKGQTEKGYAQIFRDMYKQNIRKYSMVIALVFIMLLFQILTDGILLRPLNITNLILQNSYILILAIGMMLVIVTGHIDLSVGSVAAFVGAVSAMMIVENDMPMFAAVVLSLLLGAAIGAWQGFWVAYVKIPAFIVTLAGMLLFRGLTMIVLEGKSIAPFPVPFQRMASGFIPDWLNGGMLHMTTIVAGAGISILYLIYQVQQRNMQKKFQFDVQGKGMFAVKIFFIIAIINLFTYILATYEGIPIILITMFILIAAYTFLMKRTVIGRRIYAIGGNEKAAELSGIKTKRLTFMVFVNMGVLAALSGLIFAARLNAATPKAGNLFELDAIAACFIGGASAYGGIGTIGGAIIGGLVMGVMNNGMSLLGLGIDWQQAIKGLVLLIAVAFDIYNKNKAS is encoded by the coding sequence ATGCAGACACCGGTGCAAACGGATAAAGGCCAGACGGAGAAAGGGTATGCGCAGATCTTTCGCGACATGTACAAGCAAAACATCCGCAAATACAGCATGGTCATTGCGCTCGTGTTTATCATGCTGCTTTTTCAAATCCTGACGGACGGGATTTTGCTCAGGCCGTTAAACATTACAAATCTGATCTTGCAAAACAGCTATATCCTCATTTTGGCGATTGGCATGATGCTCGTCATCGTAACAGGACATATTGATTTATCCGTCGGATCGGTGGCCGCCTTTGTCGGAGCGGTATCGGCGATGATGATCGTCGAAAACGATATGCCGATGTTTGCAGCGGTTGTGCTGTCGCTCTTGTTGGGAGCGGCGATCGGCGCCTGGCAGGGGTTTTGGGTCGCGTATGTAAAGATTCCGGCTTTCATCGTTACATTGGCGGGAATGCTGCTTTTCAGAGGATTGACGATGATCGTGCTTGAAGGAAAGTCGATCGCCCCGTTTCCTGTACCCTTTCAAAGAATGGCTTCAGGATTTATCCCAGACTGGCTGAACGGAGGCATGCTCCACATGACGACGATAGTCGCCGGAGCCGGTATTTCGATTCTTTATCTAATCTATCAGGTGCAGCAAAGAAACATGCAGAAGAAATTCCAATTTGATGTGCAGGGAAAAGGAATGTTTGCGGTCAAAATATTTTTTATCATCGCAATTATTAACCTTTTTACCTATATTCTCGCCACTTATGAAGGGATACCGATCATTTTGATCACCATGTTTATCTTAATTGCCGCCTACACGTTTTTGATGAAAAGAACCGTCATCGGCCGCAGAATCTATGCGATCGGCGGAAACGAAAAAGCGGCTGAGCTTTCAGGGATCAAAACAAAGCGGCTGACCTTCATGGTGTTCGTCAATATGGGTGTCCTCGCCGCGCTTTCCGGGCTGATATTTGCCGCCCGATTGAACGCTGCCACGCCGAAAGCGGGCAACCTGTTTGAGCTTGACGCGATCGCGGCGTGCTTCATTGGCGGCGCATCGGCCTACGGCGGAATCGGCACGATCGGCGGGGCGATTATCGGCGGCCTCGTCATGGGAGTCATGAACAACGGCATGTCCCTTCTCGGCCTCGGCATTGACTGGCAGCAGGCCATTAAAGGGCTTGTCCTGCTGATTGCCGTCGCGTTCGACATTTATAATAAAAACAAAGCATCATAA
- the mmsA gene encoding multiple monosaccharide ABC transporter ATP-binding protein, with the protein MSDCILEMRGITKEFPGVKALNNVHLRVKAGEIHALCGENGAGKSTLMKVLSGVYPHGTYAGDILYQGNVCRFKNIKQSEEAGIVIIHQELALVPQLSIAENLFLGNEQAQKGVIDWRKTKLETLELMKKVGLAEPADTLVSQIGVGKQQLVEIAKALAKKVRLLILDEPTAALNEDDSENLLNLLLELKKQGITSIMISHKLNEITKIADSITVLRDGQTIETLDVQGGELTENRIIKGMVGRELQNRYPERHAEIGEVIFEVKEWNVHHPLRPDRKVVSDANLSVRKGEIAGIAGLMGSGRTELAMSIFGKSYGKNISGTLIKDGRQLNIRHAGDAIQNGIVYVTEDRKGNGLILMDNIKGNITLSKLNKVASGLVMDERREKHEAERFRRKLNIKTPDIYQTTGNLSGGNQQKVMLSKWIFAEPDILILDEPTRGIDVGAKYEIYGIINQLAEEGKAVIIISSELPELLGMCDRIYTMCEGELTAEFSKEDASQETLMKYMTNRIKKGGEAYADTGANG; encoded by the coding sequence ATGTCCGATTGCATATTGGAGATGAGAGGGATCACAAAGGAATTTCCCGGCGTCAAAGCGCTGAACAACGTCCATCTCCGTGTCAAAGCGGGGGAAATCCATGCGCTTTGCGGAGAGAACGGTGCGGGCAAATCGACGCTGATGAAGGTGTTGAGCGGCGTCTACCCGCATGGCACGTATGCGGGGGATATTTTGTACCAAGGGAACGTCTGTCGGTTTAAAAATATTAAACAAAGCGAGGAAGCGGGGATCGTCATTATCCATCAGGAGCTGGCGCTCGTCCCCCAGCTTTCCATTGCCGAGAATCTCTTTTTGGGAAATGAACAGGCGCAAAAAGGCGTCATCGATTGGCGAAAGACAAAGCTTGAAACACTTGAACTGATGAAAAAGGTCGGTTTGGCAGAGCCGGCCGATACACTCGTTTCACAAATAGGGGTCGGAAAACAGCAGCTCGTCGAAATTGCCAAAGCGCTGGCGAAAAAGGTGCGGCTGCTCATATTGGATGAGCCGACGGCCGCGTTAAATGAGGATGACAGCGAAAATCTGCTCAACCTTTTATTGGAGCTGAAAAAACAAGGGATTACTTCAATTATGATTTCTCATAAGTTAAATGAAATTACAAAGATCGCGGATTCAATCACTGTGCTGCGCGACGGGCAGACGATCGAAACGCTTGATGTCCAAGGCGGAGAACTGACCGAAAACAGAATCATCAAAGGCATGGTCGGCCGCGAGCTGCAGAACCGCTATCCTGAAAGACACGCTGAGATCGGCGAAGTCATATTTGAAGTAAAAGAATGGAATGTTCACCATCCCCTGAGGCCTGACCGGAAAGTGGTCAGCGATGCCAATCTGTCTGTCAGAAAAGGGGAGATCGCAGGAATCGCGGGATTGATGGGGTCAGGCAGAACAGAGCTTGCGATGAGCATTTTCGGCAAGTCGTACGGAAAAAACATATCCGGCACACTTATTAAAGATGGACGACAACTAAACATCCGCCATGCCGGGGATGCGATTCAAAACGGCATCGTCTATGTCACAGAGGACCGGAAAGGCAACGGCTTGATTTTGATGGACAACATTAAAGGAAACATCACGCTGTCCAAGTTGAACAAGGTGGCGAGCGGATTGGTGATGGATGAACGGCGCGAGAAACATGAAGCAGAACGCTTCCGCCGGAAATTAAACATCAAGACGCCGGACATTTATCAGACAACCGGCAATTTAAGCGGGGGGAACCAGCAAAAGGTGATGCTGAGCAAGTGGATTTTTGCAGAGCCCGATATTTTAATCCTTGATGAACCGACGCGCGGCATTGATGTCGGCGCCAAATACGAAATCTACGGGATCATCAATCAGCTCGCTGAGGAAGGAAAAGCGGTGATCATCATATCATCGGAGCTTCCTGAACTGCTGGGAATGTGTGACAGAATTTATACGATGTGCGAAGGCGAACTGACCGCCGAGTTTTCAAAGGAAGACGCCAGTCAGGAGACGCTGATGAAATATATGACAAACCGGATCAAGAAAGGGGGAGAAGCGTATGCAGACACCGGTGCAAACGGATAA
- a CDS encoding MFS transporter translates to MKRKLHYAWIIVFVTFLTLLAVQGVRLSFGAFIEPWERDFSLDRGTTSLISTLSFIVYGISQPVIGKLVDRFGPRIILSLSTLLVGLSIFFTYLVTSPWQLFILYGVIASLGVGGASNVASTVIVTNWFNERRGLAFGIMEAGFGAGQMLLVPGSLMLIHWFNWKITVIVLGIFLILIVFPIVLLFLRNHPTEKNAEPIGGFPAEEKKDDAPDQPGKIPYRAVFLSRKFWFLILPFLICGFTTTGLMDTHLIPYSHDHGFSTHVTSAAVSLLAGFNIIGILISGVVADRWSSRKILCFLYAVRALSLVILLSSHQPLLLLGFAILFGLVDFATVAPTQMLATQYFKQYSVGFILGWLFLSHQIGSALGSYLPGVWYSQTGSYNVAFYLSIIILAGASILNILLPEPKKSNHPLDADAHSVQQS, encoded by the coding sequence ATGAAACGGAAACTACACTACGCTTGGATTATCGTTTTTGTGACATTTTTGACGCTTTTGGCCGTCCAAGGGGTTCGTCTTTCTTTCGGCGCCTTTATTGAACCGTGGGAAAGAGATTTTTCTCTGGACAGAGGAACGACTTCACTGATTTCCACATTAAGCTTTATTGTCTACGGGATTTCCCAGCCGGTGATCGGCAAGCTAGTCGACCGGTTCGGCCCCAGAATCATTCTGTCTTTGAGCACGCTCCTTGTCGGCTTAAGCATCTTCTTTACATACCTTGTGACTTCGCCGTGGCAGCTGTTTATTCTGTACGGGGTCATCGCTTCCCTCGGAGTCGGCGGGGCGTCGAATGTCGCCTCAACCGTCATCGTCACCAATTGGTTTAATGAAAGGCGCGGACTCGCTTTCGGCATCATGGAGGCCGGGTTCGGCGCGGGCCAGATGCTGCTGGTGCCGGGATCGCTCATGCTGATTCACTGGTTCAATTGGAAAATCACCGTTATTGTCCTAGGGATATTTTTAATTTTAATCGTGTTTCCGATCGTCTTATTGTTTTTAAGAAACCATCCTACAGAAAAAAACGCGGAGCCGATCGGCGGATTTCCTGCGGAAGAAAAAAAGGATGATGCACCTGATCAGCCCGGCAAAATTCCGTACCGAGCCGTATTTCTCAGCAGAAAATTTTGGTTTCTCATCTTGCCGTTTCTGATCTGCGGGTTTACGACGACCGGTTTAATGGATACCCACCTGATTCCTTATTCACATGACCACGGATTTTCAACCCATGTCACCAGCGCCGCCGTAAGCCTGCTCGCCGGATTTAACATCATCGGCATTTTGATCTCGGGGGTTGTCGCCGACCGCTGGAGCAGCAGAAAAATTTTATGTTTTTTATATGCCGTGCGCGCATTGTCCCTTGTCATCCTATTGTCAAGCCATCAGCCGCTGCTTCTGCTCGGCTTCGCGATCTTGTTCGGTTTGGTTGACTTTGCGACCGTCGCGCCGACACAAATGCTCGCAACCCAGTATTTTAAGCAGTATTCGGTCGGATTCATTCTCGGCTGGCTGTTTCTCAGCCACCAGATCGGTTCTGCGCTTGGATCTTATTTGCCCGGTGTTTGGTACAGCCAGACAGGCAGCTACAACGTGGCTTTCTACCTTTCGATTATCATTTTGGCGGGCGCCAGCATATTGAACATCCTGCTGCCTGAACCGAAAAAAAGCAATCATCCGCTGGATGCCGATGCTCATTCCGTCCAGCAAAGCTGA
- a CDS encoding helix-turn-helix domain-containing GNAT family N-acetyltransferase: MTEINHSITLKFRKFNRFYTNVLGFLDEHIYDSPFSLTETRILFEIKNTTHCTAKLLQDTLSLDRGYVSRILKRFEKENMVYKQKSEEDSRNHYIYLTEFGETIYKKLEAKANQQIEYMLKHVDGHYQNKLADAMQTVESILSDHLSPEKAAISIRDYYLSDDIELMIEKQRAFYAETHGWDETFLDYLHETFDAEIEKIWIAESAGRFAGSVGLVKHPGNTVQLRWFLVDSAFRQQGVGTRLLQELTDYCERKKFARIYLWTVSTMAEARPLYEKFGFRLTEIKDEAVLWGQKLQEERWDRELA; encoded by the coding sequence ATGACGGAAATCAATCATTCTATCACTTTAAAATTCAGAAAGTTCAATCGATTTTACACGAACGTGCTCGGTTTTCTTGATGAGCACATTTATGACAGTCCGTTTTCCTTAACGGAAACCCGGATCCTGTTTGAAATCAAAAACACCACTCATTGCACGGCAAAGCTGCTTCAGGATACGCTCAGCCTGGACCGCGGCTATGTGAGCAGAATCCTCAAACGCTTCGAAAAAGAAAATATGGTGTACAAACAGAAAAGCGAGGAAGACAGCCGCAACCATTATATTTATTTAACAGAGTTCGGCGAGACGATTTACAAAAAGCTGGAGGCGAAAGCGAATCAGCAGATTGAATATATGCTGAAACATGTGGACGGCCATTATCAAAACAAGCTGGCCGATGCGATGCAGACGGTCGAATCCATATTGTCGGATCACCTGTCTCCGGAAAAAGCGGCGATTTCGATCAGAGACTACTATCTGTCGGACGACATCGAGCTGATGATTGAAAAGCAGCGGGCGTTTTATGCCGAGACACACGGCTGGGACGAGACATTTTTAGACTACCTTCATGAAACATTTGACGCTGAGATTGAAAAGATTTGGATTGCAGAAAGCGCCGGAAGATTCGCAGGATCTGTCGGGCTTGTCAAGCATCCCGGCAACACGGTGCAGCTCAGATGGTTTCTTGTCGACTCCGCGTTTCGCCAGCAAGGCGTCGGCACGCGTCTGCTGCAGGAGCTGACCGATTATTGCGAGCGAAAAAAATTTGCGCGGATCTATCTTTGGACGGTCAGCACAATGGCCGAAGCCAGACCTTTATATGAGAAATTCGGCTTCAGACTGACGGAAATCAAAGATGAAGCTGTATTATGGGGGCAAAAGCTCCAGGAAGAACGCTGGGATCGAGAGCTGGCCTAA
- the chvE gene encoding multiple monosaccharide ABC transporter substrate-binding protein — protein sequence MKKWLVIMAVIFCFMLSACSGNQASGGGEKGFVGISMPTKSSERWVYDGKYMVKEFEKLGYKTDLQYAEDVVENQVSQIENMITKGVNVLVIASIDGEALTDVLEKANKQDIKVISYDRLLMNSKHVDYYATFDNRKVGELQGKYIEEKLGLKDGKGPFNIELFAGSPDDNNAHFFFEGAMSVLKPYIDSGKLKVLSGQTSFEQGATLRWDGATAQARMDNLLSAHYTKAKLDAVLSPYDGISIGIISSLKGAGYGTDEKPLPIITGQDAELASVKSIIKGQQTSTIFKDTRELAKKAVEMATSVLKGEKAEVNDTKTYDNGEKVVPSYLLDPVVVDKENYKEVLVESGYYKESELGK from the coding sequence ATGAAAAAGTGGCTTGTGATCATGGCGGTGATCTTTTGTTTTATGTTGTCGGCCTGCTCCGGCAATCAGGCAAGCGGAGGAGGAGAGAAGGGCTTTGTCGGAATTTCGATGCCGACAAAGTCATCGGAACGCTGGGTTTATGATGGGAAGTACATGGTGAAGGAATTTGAAAAGCTCGGGTATAAAACAGATCTGCAATACGCTGAAGACGTTGTTGAGAACCAGGTATCGCAAATTGAAAACATGATTACAAAAGGCGTCAATGTCCTTGTGATCGCTTCAATTGACGGCGAAGCGCTGACAGACGTCCTTGAAAAAGCGAATAAACAGGATATCAAAGTCATTTCTTATGACAGGCTTCTGATGAACAGCAAGCATGTCGACTACTATGCGACATTCGATAATCGCAAGGTCGGCGAGCTTCAAGGGAAATATATTGAAGAAAAGCTCGGCTTAAAGGACGGAAAAGGGCCGTTTAACATTGAACTGTTCGCCGGCTCGCCGGACGACAACAACGCGCATTTCTTCTTTGAAGGCGCGATGTCCGTCTTGAAGCCTTATATCGATTCAGGGAAGCTGAAGGTATTGAGCGGCCAAACCTCATTTGAGCAAGGAGCAACACTGCGCTGGGACGGAGCGACCGCGCAAGCGCGCATGGACAATCTGCTGAGCGCCCATTACACAAAAGCGAAGCTGGATGCGGTGCTTTCACCTTATGACGGGATCAGCATCGGAATCATTTCTTCATTAAAAGGAGCCGGCTACGGAACCGATGAAAAACCGCTGCCGATCATCACTGGACAGGATGCCGAGCTTGCTTCCGTCAAATCGATTATCAAAGGACAGCAGACATCGACCATCTTTAAGGATACGAGAGAGCTGGCGAAAAAAGCCGTTGAGATGGCGACATCGGTCTTAAAAGGTGAAAAAGCGGAAGTCAATGACACCAAGACTTATGACAACGGAGAAAAAGTCGTCCCATCTTACTTGCTTGACCCTGTCGTCGTCGATAAAGAGAACTACAAAGAGGTGCTGGTTGAAAGCGGTTACTATAAAGAATCGGAATTAGGGAAGTGA
- a CDS encoding DUF5082 family protein produces MDVGQMIKQAHSGISQQLQNVEEKISKLERARQNIEKEQRISASDIKQILKPELGAHWTGRRAEAFFDERDSAHTAMYHVVHDDYENYIDSIQLQISRLKAEKAGLLVEQADVVGTQELFEKGGATVHLIEHKVEQFKKWIF; encoded by the coding sequence TTGGATGTTGGCCAAATGATCAAGCAGGCCCACAGCGGCATTTCCCAGCAACTGCAAAACGTTGAAGAGAAAATCTCCAAGCTGGAACGAGCGCGGCAGAACATTGAGAAAGAACAACGGATCAGCGCTTCGGACATCAAACAAATCCTGAAGCCGGAGCTTGGCGCACATTGGACAGGCCGTCGTGCAGAAGCATTTTTTGATGAGCGGGACAGCGCCCACACCGCGATGTACCATGTCGTCCATGACGATTATGAGAATTATATTGATTCGATTCAATTGCAGATTAGTCGGTTAAAGGCGGAAAAAGCGGGGTTGCTGGTCGAACAAGCGGATGTCGTAGGCACACAGGAGCTGTTCGAAAAAGGAGGGGCAACCGTCCACCTGATCGAACATAAAGTGGAGCAATTTAAAAAGTGGATATTTTAA
- a CDS encoding sensor histidine kinase has product MIKNAINNMPIRYKLISLLLLISMLPTIGLGILSAWAVESIFEKQMIDHTLQLIGEVNKTTEVYVSHMQNLTYLISTNEEMEAFFDHQKGDGEADYKRRKFLQGLTSLYSEAAGILVVNDEGEMITNEMYKRTETDLTKESWYQAAVKNEGIFKMIGKPVNRNVRSHVNYREDEVVSAVRAVIDPETQHVKGVVLIDLKLRVLAEATKNIRLGKTGYLLIMDENGGNIYSPEASKLFLPKQWFQHQSSGHFSKRIKGEDYQLIYETSAFTNWTTVGVFKKSEPVFEVKEIHLYVLLFLLAAGFLGLTASYYLSYSMSRPILKLTSFMQKAEGGDFSTLYQENRQDEIGLLGKSFNRLMLRIKELMFVTEKQERQKREAELRVLQAQINPHFLYNTLDTINWMARKKGAEEVTDLVQALSKLFRISLSKGRDIIPLADEFEHVENYLKIQKARYRDKLNYSIERLEFAGDRLILKLVLQPIVENAIYHGIKEKRGPGHIRIIGKEEDGCLTIKVEDDGAGMDEHTLNKINEQFKKRENATGYGMINVHERIALTFGEPFGLTVESRKGAGTSVLIRLPILIKGGKGLE; this is encoded by the coding sequence ATGATTAAAAACGCGATCAACAATATGCCGATCCGCTATAAACTGATCAGTCTTCTCTTGTTAATCAGCATGCTGCCGACGATCGGCCTCGGCATTTTGTCGGCCTGGGCGGTGGAAAGTATTTTTGAAAAGCAGATGATCGATCATACATTGCAGCTGATCGGTGAAGTGAATAAAACGACTGAAGTGTATGTCAGCCACATGCAGAATCTTACATATTTAATTTCGACGAACGAAGAAATGGAAGCGTTTTTTGACCATCAAAAAGGCGACGGGGAAGCGGATTATAAACGGCGAAAGTTTTTGCAGGGGCTGACCTCCTTATATTCTGAAGCCGCGGGAATTCTCGTCGTCAATGACGAGGGTGAGATGATCACAAATGAGATGTATAAACGGACAGAGACGGATTTGACAAAGGAGTCCTGGTATCAGGCGGCTGTGAAAAATGAAGGCATTTTTAAGATGATTGGAAAGCCTGTGAACCGGAATGTCAGAAGCCATGTCAACTACAGAGAAGATGAAGTCGTCTCAGCCGTCAGAGCTGTAATTGATCCTGAGACGCAGCATGTCAAAGGCGTCGTGTTAATCGACTTGAAGCTGCGCGTTCTGGCGGAAGCGACGAAAAACATCCGTTTGGGGAAAACGGGCTATTTGCTGATCATGGATGAAAACGGCGGTAACATTTATTCGCCTGAGGCTTCAAAGCTGTTTTTGCCGAAACAATGGTTTCAGCACCAAAGCTCAGGCCATTTTTCAAAGCGGATTAAAGGGGAGGATTACCAGCTTATTTATGAAACATCCGCTTTTACCAATTGGACGACAGTCGGGGTCTTCAAAAAGAGCGAACCGGTATTTGAAGTGAAAGAAATCCACTTGTATGTGCTCTTGTTCTTGTTGGCTGCCGGATTTTTGGGACTGACGGCTTCCTATTATTTATCCTATTCGATGTCCCGGCCGATTTTAAAGCTGACTTCTTTTATGCAGAAAGCCGAAGGCGGAGACTTTTCGACGCTTTATCAAGAGAACCGGCAGGATGAAATCGGCCTTTTAGGTAAGAGCTTCAACCGTTTGATGCTCAGGATCAAAGAGCTGATGTTTGTGACGGAAAAGCAGGAGCGGCAAAAAAGGGAAGCGGAGCTCAGGGTTTTGCAGGCGCAAATCAATCCGCATTTTCTGTACAATACGTTGGATACGATCAATTGGATGGCGAGGAAAAAAGGGGCGGAGGAGGTTACCGATTTGGTGCAGGCCCTATCAAAGCTGTTTCGGATATCGCTGAGCAAGGGCCGGGACATCATTCCTTTAGCGGATGAATTCGAACACGTCGAAAACTATTTAAAAATTCAAAAAGCGAGATACCGCGATAAACTGAATTATTCGATTGAAAGACTTGAGTTTGCAGGCGATCGGCTGATTTTGAAGCTGGTGCTTCAGCCCATCGTTGAAAACGCGATTTACCATGGGATCAAAGAAAAGCGCGGACCTGGGCATATCCGGATCATTGGAAAGGAAGAAGACGGCTGTCTGACGATAAAGGTCGAAGATGACGGAGCCGGAATGGATGAACACACATTAAACAAAATCAATGAACAATTTAAAAAGCGGGAAAATGCGACCGGCTACGGCATGATCAATGTCCATGAACGGATCGCCCTCACCTTTGGAGAGCCTTTCGGTTTAACGGTTGAAAGCCGGAAAGGGGCGGGCACCTCTGTTTTGATTCGGCTGCCGATTTTGATTAAAGGAGGGAAAGGACTTGAGTGA
- a CDS encoding response regulator, which yields MSEQWRVLIADDEPWIREGIRDAVQWERYDMNVSAEAENGEEAFELALQYKIDLLIVDLNMPIINGLTLMKKLRRELPLCRFVIVTGYDQFAYAQEAIRLNVDDYLLKPVHPGHLEKVLETIMSSLAAEKKRRHEQKLAEEHIQKNLDLLKEHFFNDWVQDQVEEEEISRQLECLKLPARLPEMLGVVGTGHLQITPAALVKEKVEQFFKEEAVKAVFSSDDRLVAICVWRLITEEERRTLEAFIQSELEVSAAACFISLAQAWHSLPQAYKACRQKVSQSFNLSPVVARAKEYMQKHFAEREFSLMETAKALQVSSVYLSRTMKRELGMTFVQLLTEMRMQKAAYLLRTTSLAIHDIAEQTGYDTQHYFSTVFKKTMGQSPNQYRRMSGMEQTRGNL from the coding sequence TTGAGTGAACAATGGCGGGTGCTGATTGCCGATGATGAACCGTGGATTCGGGAGGGTATACGGGATGCTGTGCAATGGGAGCGATATGATATGAATGTGTCGGCCGAAGCGGAAAACGGGGAGGAGGCGTTTGAGCTTGCCCTGCAGTACAAAATTGATCTATTGATTGTCGATTTGAACATGCCGATCATAAACGGATTGACGCTGATGAAAAAGCTGCGCCGGGAGCTGCCGCTGTGCCGGTTTGTCATTGTAACGGGCTATGACCAATTCGCATATGCCCAGGAAGCGATCAGGCTGAATGTCGATGATTATCTGTTGAAGCCTGTCCATCCCGGGCATTTGGAAAAGGTGTTGGAAACGATCATGAGCTCGCTTGCAGCAGAAAAAAAGAGACGGCATGAGCAAAAGCTCGCTGAGGAGCATATTCAAAAAAACCTTGATCTGCTTAAGGAGCATTTTTTCAACGACTGGGTTCAGGATCAAGTTGAAGAAGAAGAGATATCCCGGCAGCTCGAATGTCTCAAGCTTCCAGCCCGTTTACCGGAGATGCTCGGTGTTGTCGGCACCGGACATTTACAGATCACTCCAGCAGCTCTTGTGAAAGAAAAAGTCGAGCAATTTTTTAAAGAAGAAGCGGTGAAGGCCGTTTTTTCCAGTGATGACCGCCTTGTCGCCATTTGTGTTTGGCGCCTGATCACAGAAGAAGAACGGCGGACGCTTGAAGCGTTCATTCAATCTGAGCTTGAGGTCAGTGCAGCCGCCTGTTTTATCAGTCTTGCACAAGCCTGGCATTCGCTGCCGCAAGCCTACAAGGCTTGCAGACAAAAGGTTTCCCAATCTTTCAATCTCTCCCCGGTCGTGGCGCGGGCGAAAGAATATATGCAGAAGCACTTCGCGGAAAGGGAGTTTTCTTTAATGGAGACAGCTAAAGCCTTGCAAGTTTCCTCCGTTTACCTGAGCCGGACGATGAAGCGGGAGCTGGGCATGACATTTGTCCAGCTTTTGACGGAGATGCGCATGCAAAAAGCGGCTTACCTTTTGCGGACAACCTCTCTGGCGATCCATGACATTGCCGAACAGACAGGCTATGATACACAGCACTATTTCAGCACCGTGTTTAAAAAAACAATGGGACAGTCGCCGAATCAGTACCGGCGGATGTCGGGAATGGAACAAACAAGGGGAAATTTGTAA